In the Haloferula helveola genome, one interval contains:
- a CDS encoding helix-turn-helix transcriptional regulator — MKEEEADTRVAEIVSRLKARRESLGMSLSRLSELAGMSHVGILQIESGERSPQLRTIIKLAAALDLKLAKLFSGLD, encoded by the coding sequence GTGAAAGAGGAGGAAGCCGATACCCGAGTCGCTGAGATCGTCTCCAGACTGAAAGCACGGCGGGAGAGTCTGGGCATGTCCTTGAGCCGGCTGTCCGAGCTGGCAGGGATGAGCCACGTCGGAATCCTCCAGATTGAAAGCGGTGAGCGGAGCCCGCAGCTTCGGACCATCATCAAGTTGGCAGCGGCACTGGATCTGAAGCTGGCCAAGCTGTTCTCAGGTCTGGACTGA
- a CDS encoding S8 family peptidase, with the protein MPDHLPNRLTHLRFTPNTEQLAYKGDGRGDFKIRPVADRAGHVSYLQRQVAAVQQEFDKVEKERADLALSSDFGLILNVTSEPDLPLAYWSLEKAPSSKGEGITLLNLRHEKDQQGREITKAAIFVPHGQLDVLEKKIAEYADPSKDSKDKAGNVTNPRNAPLLNNIHSISSAAVDALWTDPEPLPEADEPCWFELWIRRDDQKDWQGQLIQECAELGIEVPEQTLVFPDHVVVIGHGTRSQLESSLDLLNCLSEIRKARPCSVGLTDLNGLDQEEWIDEALERIQWPGDDAPAVCLLDTGVNRGHPLIEPALSQSDMSTVFGDGDTADDNQLKHGTPMAGLAAFGDLRTLMMSTQTWDQLHRLESVKLIRSSTEHDPENYGAVTLAAINEPESIAPDRPRVFCMAVTADGPNTFGNPSAWSTAVDIAAAGAQNETDQARVILVSAGNTEVHDETFSYPDTMRGNPVEDPAQAWNAISVGAVTHRTTITEDDDEARRCDPLAPEHHLSPYTRTSHAWCLGRKDWPIAPDVVMEGANLGKHRDLENEYPAFDSLAPLTTASNFNLRPIAPFNATSAATALAARIAAQVTQRYPDASPETIRGLLVHSARWPQAVLDRLGLDPHQMRGNEAMQDLMRGYGFGVINEQRALDSLGNQTTFFTGESIQPYKGRAGDASFNECHLIRLPWPVDLLQANPNVTCTLRVTLSYFIHPNPGTRSWDNGQKYKYASHLLGFTHKHKEHSLEEFRSRLHAEEEALVGSLNDPGWAIGPKLRGKAGSLVQDVWRGPAADLAAMEAIAVFPRAKGWWATRKYAEGRQEHNCHEKTVPYSLIVSLEIDADLPVYTEIEAAIQAIEAGIDITT; encoded by the coding sequence ATGCCTGATCATCTCCCCAATCGACTCACGCACCTCAGGTTCACGCCGAACACTGAGCAGCTCGCCTACAAAGGTGACGGTCGGGGCGACTTCAAGATCCGTCCCGTGGCTGATCGAGCCGGACACGTCTCCTACCTCCAACGGCAGGTGGCGGCTGTACAGCAGGAATTCGATAAGGTGGAGAAGGAGCGGGCGGACTTGGCGCTATCTTCGGATTTCGGGCTCATCCTGAACGTCACCTCGGAACCTGACCTTCCCTTGGCCTACTGGAGCCTGGAGAAAGCCCCCTCCAGCAAAGGGGAGGGGATTACCCTTCTCAACCTTAGGCATGAAAAGGACCAGCAAGGGCGAGAAATCACGAAAGCCGCCATCTTCGTTCCTCATGGGCAACTGGACGTCCTCGAGAAGAAGATCGCCGAGTACGCGGACCCCAGCAAGGACAGCAAGGACAAGGCTGGGAATGTCACCAATCCGCGGAACGCCCCTCTGCTCAACAACATCCACTCCATCTCCTCTGCGGCCGTCGATGCCCTATGGACAGACCCGGAGCCGCTCCCCGAGGCAGATGAGCCCTGCTGGTTCGAGCTGTGGATTCGACGAGATGACCAAAAGGACTGGCAGGGCCAACTCATCCAAGAGTGTGCCGAGCTCGGTATTGAGGTGCCGGAGCAGACCCTTGTCTTCCCCGATCACGTGGTCGTGATTGGCCACGGCACCCGGAGCCAGCTTGAGTCGTCGCTGGACCTGCTGAACTGCCTCTCGGAAATTCGCAAGGCCCGGCCCTGCAGCGTCGGACTCACCGATCTGAACGGCCTCGATCAGGAAGAGTGGATCGACGAGGCCCTTGAGAGGATCCAGTGGCCGGGCGACGACGCCCCGGCAGTCTGCCTGCTCGATACCGGGGTGAATCGCGGACACCCTCTCATCGAGCCCGCTCTTTCACAGAGCGATATGTCCACGGTGTTCGGCGATGGGGACACTGCGGATGACAACCAATTGAAGCACGGCACGCCCATGGCCGGACTGGCCGCATTCGGGGACCTGCGGACGCTGATGATGTCCACCCAGACGTGGGATCAGCTACATCGCCTCGAGTCGGTGAAGCTCATTCGCAGCTCCACCGAGCATGATCCTGAGAACTACGGTGCCGTCACACTCGCCGCGATCAATGAGCCGGAGAGTATCGCCCCGGACCGCCCACGGGTCTTCTGCATGGCGGTCACCGCGGATGGTCCGAATACCTTCGGCAACCCCAGCGCCTGGTCAACTGCCGTGGACATCGCCGCCGCAGGTGCTCAGAACGAAACCGACCAAGCACGGGTCATTCTCGTTTCCGCCGGCAACACCGAGGTGCACGACGAAACTTTCAGCTATCCCGACACCATGCGGGGCAACCCAGTGGAGGATCCGGCCCAAGCATGGAATGCCATCTCCGTTGGAGCCGTCACCCATCGTACGACCATCACCGAGGACGATGATGAGGCTCGTCGCTGTGACCCTCTCGCTCCGGAGCACCACCTCAGTCCATACACTCGCACCAGCCATGCTTGGTGCCTTGGGCGGAAAGACTGGCCGATCGCTCCGGACGTAGTCATGGAGGGAGCCAATCTCGGAAAACATCGGGACTTGGAGAACGAATATCCCGCCTTCGACTCCTTGGCGCCTCTCACCACGGCATCCAATTTCAACCTCCGGCCGATCGCTCCCTTCAACGCCACCAGTGCCGCGACCGCACTGGCGGCACGAATCGCCGCTCAGGTCACCCAGCGCTACCCGGATGCCAGCCCGGAAACCATTCGCGGCCTCCTTGTGCACTCCGCACGCTGGCCCCAGGCGGTCCTCGATCGCCTCGGTCTCGATCCCCATCAAATGAGGGGCAACGAGGCGATGCAGGACCTCATGCGTGGATACGGATTCGGCGTGATCAATGAGCAGCGTGCCTTGGATAGCCTGGGAAACCAAACCACCTTCTTCACCGGAGAGAGCATCCAGCCTTACAAGGGCAGGGCCGGCGACGCCAGTTTCAACGAGTGCCACCTGATCAGGCTCCCTTGGCCGGTTGACTTGCTTCAGGCAAATCCGAACGTCACCTGCACGCTCCGGGTCACTCTCTCCTACTTCATCCATCCGAATCCCGGGACGCGCTCTTGGGACAATGGGCAGAAATACAAGTATGCGAGCCACCTACTGGGCTTCACGCACAAGCACAAAGAGCACAGTCTCGAGGAATTCCGCTCACGCCTCCACGCGGAGGAGGAAGCTCTTGTCGGGAGCTTGAACGACCCCGGCTGGGCCATCGGCCCAAAGCTTCGAGGCAAGGCCGGCTCGCTGGTTCAGGACGTCTGGCGAGGTCCGGCCGCCGACCTCGCGGCCATGGAAGCCATCGCGGTCTTCCCCCGAGCCAAGGGATGGTGGGCGACCCGCAAGTACGCCGAGGGACGGCAGGAACACAACTGCCACGAGAAGACGGTCCCATACTCACTCATCGTCAGCCTTGAGATCGATGCGGATCTGCCGGTCTACACCGAAATCGAGGCCGCCATCCAAGCCATCGAAGCAGGCATCGACATCACGACCTGA
- a CDS encoding DUF4391 domain-containing protein — MFAFPQKTAFGKIIPKSRIYAHAEPSRRVRELFTSQVAEIRWAHKLSRETLNLPETAGVPEIEIFEIRLKTPTLDDAVLEAIDRAIPYPIVHRLRSEQGVAHSAAFKRPSEVDSSQWVVGSRFTSEFRPPPEDLPALPTVLDLGHLYGALMAGLMPLPARKREPLGDQVARCERFRILKRQVDQLTSRIRRERQFNRKVAFNQELKPLKAELEALSAP; from the coding sequence ATGTTCGCCTTTCCCCAGAAAACCGCGTTCGGGAAAATCATCCCCAAATCCCGGATCTATGCCCATGCCGAACCGAGCCGGCGCGTCCGCGAACTGTTCACCTCTCAAGTCGCCGAGATTCGCTGGGCCCACAAGCTGTCCCGCGAGACCCTGAACCTGCCTGAAACCGCAGGGGTTCCGGAAATCGAGATCTTCGAGATCCGGCTCAAGACGCCGACGCTCGACGACGCCGTCCTCGAGGCCATCGACCGGGCCATTCCCTATCCGATAGTCCATCGACTACGTTCGGAGCAGGGAGTCGCCCATAGTGCGGCCTTCAAGCGCCCGAGCGAGGTGGACTCAAGCCAATGGGTCGTGGGCTCCCGGTTCACCTCGGAGTTCCGGCCGCCCCCGGAGGACCTGCCGGCCTTGCCCACCGTTCTCGACCTCGGCCACCTCTACGGCGCCCTCATGGCGGGCCTGATGCCCCTCCCGGCCCGCAAGCGCGAGCCACTCGGAGACCAAGTCGCCCGCTGCGAGCGGTTCCGAATCCTGAAGCGGCAGGTCGATCAGCTCACATCCCGGATCCGCCGAGAAAGGCAGTTCAACCGCAAAGTCGCCTTCAATCAGGAGCTGAAGCCCTTGAAGGCTGAGTTGGAGGCCCTCTCAGCTCCCTGA
- a CDS encoding site-specific DNA-methyltransferase gives MDKLKLHTPDFVEANAAKLAELFPNCVTESRAEDGSIKRAIDFDLLRQELSGDLVEGVQERYRLDWPGKRESLALANAPITKTLRPCKEESVDFETTRNLYIEGDNLDALKLLQETYLNQVKMIYIDPPYNTGNDFIYDDNFSMSREDYEDEAGERDEEGNAMFDEEKWKQNSSASGRFHSEWVSMMYPRLKLARNLLQEDGVILVSIDDGEVANLIKIGNEVFGEQNFVGNFVWEGGRKNDAKLVSNSHDFICCWVKSRDLLTERNVRWRERKAGLDDIYKQESLIRKRNGKDFEKCRADLNEWFRSLPKDHGALQHKHFSYFDQRGLYAPADLRSPNPRPNLVYDWKGYKPHKNGWAYAKERMARMDAEDRLHYPASSDGRIALKSYLHEHETWAPSSVFYQDRRASSKRLSRLLGKGVFPFSKDENVIKRFIKSCAAEDSLVVDFFSGSGTTAHSVIQLNAEDGGNRRYIAVQLPEPCEEKSEAFKAGYSTISDIGKDRIRKAGSQIREGLQASLDGELKDTERHQEITRRIQDLDIGFRVLKIDSSNMADVYYQPDEVTQDGLDFQVDNLKDGREPEDLLFQVLLDWGVDLGLPITEEVIEGRRVFFVADNALAACFDTGLTEDFCKTLAKREPLRAVFRDAGYASDSTKINIEQIFKALSPHTELKTL, from the coding sequence ATGGACAAACTCAAACTGCACACTCCGGACTTTGTGGAGGCCAACGCTGCGAAGCTGGCGGAGCTGTTCCCGAATTGCGTTACCGAAAGTCGGGCTGAGGATGGATCGATCAAGCGGGCCATCGACTTCGATCTGCTGCGACAGGAACTGTCCGGCGATCTGGTGGAAGGAGTTCAGGAACGCTACCGGCTGGATTGGCCGGGCAAGCGGGAGTCCTTGGCCCTCGCCAATGCCCCGATCACCAAGACCCTGCGGCCCTGCAAGGAGGAATCGGTGGACTTTGAAACGACCCGAAATCTCTACATCGAGGGCGACAACCTTGACGCCCTCAAGCTGCTCCAGGAGACCTACCTGAACCAAGTCAAGATGATCTACATCGACCCGCCCTACAACACCGGGAACGACTTCATCTACGACGACAACTTCTCGATGAGTAGGGAGGATTACGAGGATGAAGCTGGTGAACGTGATGAAGAGGGTAATGCGATGTTTGACGAGGAGAAATGGAAGCAGAACTCGAGTGCGAGTGGTCGCTTCCACTCTGAGTGGGTGTCAATGATGTACCCCCGCCTCAAGCTCGCACGAAACCTGCTTCAGGAAGATGGTGTAATCCTTGTTAGTATTGATGATGGGGAAGTCGCCAACCTTATCAAGATTGGGAACGAGGTATTCGGGGAGCAAAACTTCGTAGGGAACTTTGTGTGGGAAGGGGGGCGAAAAAACGACGCAAAGCTGGTGTCCAATAGTCATGATTTCATTTGTTGCTGGGTCAAATCACGGGATCTCCTGACAGAGAGAAATGTGCGGTGGCGGGAGCGGAAGGCTGGATTGGACGATATATACAAACAGGAATCGTTGATCCGGAAGAGAAACGGAAAGGACTTCGAGAAGTGTCGGGCTGATCTCAATGAATGGTTTCGCAGTCTTCCAAAGGACCACGGAGCTCTTCAACACAAGCACTTCAGTTATTTTGATCAGCGAGGGCTCTATGCTCCTGCAGACCTTCGGAGTCCAAATCCTCGTCCAAACCTCGTCTACGACTGGAAGGGATACAAGCCCCACAAGAATGGATGGGCATACGCAAAGGAGCGTATGGCAAGAATGGATGCGGAGGATCGGCTCCATTATCCAGCGTCCAGCGACGGTCGAATTGCCCTCAAGTCGTATCTCCATGAACACGAGACTTGGGCGCCCAGTTCGGTTTTTTACCAAGATCGTAGGGCTTCATCCAAGAGGCTTTCCCGGCTCTTGGGAAAAGGCGTGTTTCCATTTTCGAAGGACGAGAATGTCATCAAGAGATTCATAAAGAGCTGTGCAGCTGAAGACTCTCTTGTCGTGGATTTTTTCTCTGGGTCCGGGACTACTGCCCACTCAGTAATTCAGCTCAACGCTGAGGACGGAGGAAATCGGAGGTACATTGCAGTGCAGCTTCCTGAGCCGTGTGAAGAGAAGAGTGAAGCATTCAAAGCGGGCTACTCGACAATTTCCGACATTGGGAAAGATCGGATACGCAAAGCGGGTTCTCAGATTCGAGAAGGCCTTCAAGCCAGTCTCGACGGGGAGCTGAAGGATACCGAGAGACATCAGGAAATTACACGACGCATTCAGGATCTCGACATCGGCTTTCGCGTCCTGAAGATCGATAGCTCAAACATGGCTGACGTCTATTACCAGCCAGACGAGGTCACTCAAGATGGCCTCGATTTTCAGGTCGATAACCTGAAGGATGGGCGTGAACCCGAAGACCTCCTCTTCCAAGTTCTTCTGGATTGGGGGGTCGATCTCGGCCTGCCGATCACCGAAGAGGTGATCGAGGGCAGGCGTGTCTTCTTCGTGGCCGACAACGCGCTCGCCGCCTGCTTCGATACAGGGCTGACCGAGGACTTCTGCAAGACCCTCGCCAAGCGGGAGCCGCTGCGAGCCGTCTTCCGCGACGCCGGCTACGCCAGCGACTCCACCAAGATCAACATCGAGCAGATATTCAAGGCCCTCAGCCCCCACACCGAGCTCAAGACACTCTGA
- a CDS encoding ATP-binding protein, with amino-acid sequence MATASQIKALLTSHSTGDNERFHAVALQLAAAEARKGHQKLADEIRELVNEARRKAQSESAFQKVHSLATPQGEAGELLEPTETHLHISDLVLEDSLRERIERIVQEQKNLSRLKERNLRPRQRLLFTGPPGCGKTITASALANELRLPLFVVRLDSLISRYLGESLSKLRLIFEAAERHRAVYLFDEFDSIGYTRDAAGDVGEMRRVLNAFLVFIEKMKSNSLVIAATNYGRRLDPALFRRFDDLVEFGLPEPPQIRETIERLLRDVAKEKLVWKRIQPAAKGLSYAEITRATEEAIKGMLIHDLPKVTNDALYGALTERRLHLNH; translated from the coding sequence ATGGCTACCGCTTCCCAGATCAAAGCCCTCTTGACCAGCCACTCCACGGGCGACAACGAGCGTTTTCATGCGGTCGCACTCCAACTCGCCGCGGCCGAGGCCCGGAAGGGCCACCAGAAGCTCGCCGACGAGATCCGGGAGCTGGTGAACGAGGCACGACGCAAGGCCCAGTCCGAATCGGCCTTCCAAAAGGTCCACAGCCTGGCCACGCCCCAAGGTGAGGCTGGGGAGCTGCTCGAACCCACTGAGACCCACCTTCACATCTCCGACCTCGTCCTCGAGGACTCGCTGCGGGAGCGGATCGAACGAATCGTCCAGGAGCAGAAGAACCTCAGCAGGTTGAAGGAGCGGAATCTCCGGCCCCGCCAACGGCTCCTTTTCACCGGACCGCCCGGGTGTGGAAAGACGATCACCGCCTCGGCACTTGCGAACGAGCTTCGACTCCCGCTTTTCGTCGTGCGTCTCGACTCCCTGATCAGCCGCTACCTCGGCGAATCCCTCTCCAAGCTGCGTCTCATCTTCGAGGCGGCGGAGCGGCACCGGGCGGTCTACCTCTTCGACGAATTCGACAGCATCGGCTACACCCGGGACGCCGCTGGCGACGTGGGGGAAATGCGGCGGGTGCTGAATGCCTTCCTCGTCTTCATTGAGAAGATGAAGAGCAACAGCCTGGTGATTGCGGCCACGAATTACGGAAGGCGACTCGATCCGGCACTCTTCCGCCGGTTTGATGATCTCGTGGAATTCGGGCTCCCTGAGCCACCCCAGATCCGGGAGACCATCGAACGTCTGCTGAGGGATGTCGCGAAGGAAAAGCTCGTCTGGAAACGGATCCAACCCGCCGCCAAGGGGCTCAGCTATGCGGAGATTACCCGGGCTACCGAGGAGGCGATCAAGGGGATGCTCATTCACGACCTGCCCAAGGTCACCAACGATGCCCTTTACGGGGCACTCACCGAAAGGAGACTTCACCTCAACCATTGA
- a CDS encoding helicase-related protein, with product MNTIDNVNDLLGDDLKRTVQPGAKLRIAASCFSIYAYEALKEELAQVESVEFIFTSPTFVHGEATDKLPKERREFFIPKLERERSLYGTEFEIQLRNRLTQRAIARECAEWIRGKATFRSNATKSSMQQMACVEGDGQEPVVYFPLQGFTAVDLGYQQGNALSNIVNKFTGSPFTDGYLRLFEQIWNDREKLEDVTEQVCDHIAGVYSENSPERIYFVMLYNIFTEFLEDITEDVMPNDRTGYQDSVVWRKLFNFQRDAAVGIINKLETFNGCILADSVGLGKTFAALAVIKYYELRNKSVLVLCPKKLADNWLTYNHNLKTNVLAGDRLNYDVLNHTDLQRKSGYSHGTPLKQVNWGNYDLVVIDESHNFRNNNPGEEERKSRYELLMEQVIRAGVQTKVLMLSATPVNNRFSDLRNQLALAYEGESEKLSSKLKTKNSIEEIFRQAQAAFTRWSKMPAEERTPEAILKALDFEFFELLDSVTIARSRKHIEAYYDTADIGTFPERRPPVAFHPPLTTRDDVDGFDEIYDQLTQLDLAVYTPAEYLLPSRRSKYEQAYSDDLEGISRNVSLEGQQKGIRALMTVNLLKRLESSVQAFRITLGKLEANHRKLLKQIADFQAGNRSTLSVSGIDAESFDPDDDELPDPDEMTLGGKSQIALEDLDLPSWKRAMENDQSVILALIAEMEKVTPEHDAKLQHLLQQISSKVQSPINPGNRKVLIFTAFADTADYLYENIAKRHLQKFGLHTGKITGTTSPKTTLGQGYDFQDVMTLFSPISKEKALVMPDEEGVIDLVIGTDCISEGQNLQDCDYLINYDIHWNPVRIIQRFGRIDRIGSPNACIQLVNYWPDISLDEYINLKERVENRMVIVDVTGTGSDNVLDPKANEVSYRKEQLRRLQEEVIDMEDLKTGISITDLGLNDFRMDLVSYVKEHGDPSRTPNGLHAIVPANPERGLVPGVLFTLRNREDGVNIDHQNRLHPYYLVFISDDGQVVTRHTEVKRLLDLARTACKGRGEPYADLCRRFNAATKDGRDMSRYSGLLDDAIRSMIDVKEEGDIDSLFQPGKTTALVDSISGLDDFELISFLVVQPAD from the coding sequence GTGAACACAATCGACAACGTCAACGACCTCCTGGGTGACGATCTCAAGAGGACGGTCCAACCCGGAGCAAAGCTCCGAATCGCAGCCTCCTGCTTCTCGATCTACGCCTACGAGGCCCTGAAGGAGGAGCTGGCACAGGTTGAGTCGGTGGAGTTCATCTTCACCTCGCCGACCTTCGTGCACGGTGAGGCGACGGACAAGCTACCGAAGGAGAGGCGGGAGTTCTTCATCCCAAAGCTGGAGCGGGAGCGGAGCCTCTACGGGACCGAATTCGAGATTCAGCTCCGCAACAGGCTGACCCAGCGGGCCATCGCCCGGGAGTGTGCCGAGTGGATTCGCGGCAAGGCCACCTTCCGGTCGAACGCCACGAAGTCGTCCATGCAGCAGATGGCATGCGTGGAGGGGGACGGCCAGGAGCCGGTCGTATATTTCCCTCTTCAGGGCTTTACTGCGGTGGACCTCGGCTACCAGCAGGGCAACGCCCTCTCGAACATCGTCAACAAGTTCACCGGATCGCCGTTCACCGACGGCTACCTGCGGCTATTCGAGCAAATCTGGAATGACCGGGAGAAGCTTGAAGACGTGACCGAGCAGGTCTGCGACCACATCGCCGGAGTCTATTCGGAGAACTCCCCTGAGCGGATCTACTTCGTGATGCTCTACAACATCTTCACGGAGTTCCTCGAGGACATCACGGAGGATGTGATGCCCAACGATCGGACAGGCTACCAAGACTCGGTCGTCTGGCGGAAGCTCTTCAATTTCCAGCGTGATGCTGCGGTGGGAATCATCAATAAGCTGGAAACCTTCAACGGCTGCATCCTCGCCGACAGCGTCGGCCTCGGGAAGACCTTCGCAGCACTTGCCGTGATCAAATACTACGAGCTTAGGAACAAGTCCGTTCTCGTGCTTTGCCCGAAGAAGCTCGCCGACAACTGGCTGACCTACAACCACAACCTCAAGACGAACGTCTTGGCTGGCGACCGGCTGAACTACGATGTCCTGAATCACACCGACCTCCAACGGAAAAGCGGATACTCCCACGGCACCCCCCTCAAGCAGGTCAACTGGGGCAACTACGACCTCGTGGTGATCGATGAATCCCACAATTTCCGGAACAACAACCCGGGCGAGGAAGAGCGGAAGTCCCGCTACGAGCTACTGATGGAGCAAGTGATCCGGGCCGGCGTACAGACAAAGGTCCTGATGCTTTCCGCCACCCCGGTGAACAACCGTTTCTCGGATCTGCGAAACCAGCTCGCCCTGGCCTACGAGGGTGAATCGGAGAAGCTCAGTTCCAAGCTCAAGACCAAGAACAGCATTGAGGAGATCTTCCGGCAGGCTCAGGCGGCGTTCACCCGGTGGAGCAAGATGCCGGCAGAGGAGCGGACACCGGAGGCCATTCTCAAGGCCCTCGACTTCGAGTTCTTCGAGCTGCTCGACAGCGTCACGATCGCCCGCTCCCGGAAGCACATCGAGGCCTATTACGATACAGCTGACATCGGAACCTTCCCTGAGCGCCGACCGCCTGTCGCGTTTCACCCGCCGCTGACGACGAGGGACGACGTCGATGGCTTCGACGAGATCTACGATCAGCTCACCCAGCTTGATCTCGCCGTCTACACGCCCGCAGAATACCTTCTCCCGAGTCGGCGGTCGAAATACGAGCAGGCCTACAGTGACGATCTCGAGGGAATTTCCCGCAACGTGAGTCTCGAGGGCCAGCAGAAGGGCATCCGAGCCCTGATGACGGTCAACCTTTTGAAGCGCCTTGAAAGCTCCGTCCAGGCCTTCCGAATCACCCTCGGTAAGCTGGAGGCCAATCACCGGAAGCTGCTCAAGCAGATCGCGGACTTCCAAGCGGGCAACCGTTCGACGCTCTCGGTGTCTGGCATCGATGCCGAGAGCTTCGATCCGGATGACGACGAGCTCCCCGATCCCGACGAAATGACCTTGGGGGGCAAGAGTCAGATCGCGCTCGAGGACCTCGACTTGCCGTCATGGAAGCGGGCCATGGAGAACGACCAGTCGGTGATCCTCGCCCTGATTGCCGAGATGGAGAAGGTTACTCCCGAGCATGACGCCAAGCTCCAGCACCTTCTCCAGCAGATTAGCTCGAAGGTCCAGTCACCCATCAATCCTGGTAATCGGAAGGTGCTTATCTTCACCGCTTTCGCCGATACCGCCGACTACCTCTACGAGAACATCGCAAAGCGACACCTGCAGAAGTTCGGCCTCCACACCGGAAAGATCACCGGGACCACCAGTCCGAAGACCACCCTCGGCCAGGGTTACGACTTTCAGGACGTCATGACCCTTTTCTCGCCGATCTCGAAGGAGAAGGCGCTCGTAATGCCTGACGAGGAGGGCGTCATCGATCTTGTCATAGGAACCGACTGCATCTCGGAGGGTCAGAACCTTCAGGACTGCGATTACCTGATCAACTACGACATTCACTGGAATCCGGTACGCATCATCCAGCGATTCGGCCGCATCGACCGGATCGGCTCCCCCAATGCGTGCATCCAGCTTGTCAACTACTGGCCGGACATCTCGCTCGATGAGTACATCAACCTCAAGGAGCGGGTGGAGAACCGCATGGTGATCGTCGACGTCACCGGCACGGGCAGTGACAACGTTCTCGACCCAAAGGCAAACGAGGTCTCCTACCGAAAAGAGCAGCTTCGCCGCCTCCAGGAGGAGGTTATCGACATGGAGGACCTCAAGACGGGAATCTCGATCACCGACCTCGGCTTGAACGATTTCCGCATGGATCTCGTCAGCTACGTGAAGGAACACGGCGACCCCAGCCGCACGCCCAACGGCCTGCACGCCATCGTGCCTGCGAATCCCGAGCGCGGACTCGTGCCCGGGGTGCTCTTCACCCTCCGCAACCGGGAAGACGGAGTGAACATCGATCACCAGAACCGGCTCCACCCTTACTACCTCGTCTTCATCAGTGATGACGGGCAGGTTGTCACCCGTCACACTGAGGTGAAACGACTGCTCGATCTCGCTCGGACCGCCTGTAAGGGGAGGGGAGAGCCCTACGCCGATCTCTGCCGTCGTTTCAATGCGGCCACGAAAGACGGCCGGGACATGAGTCGCTACTCCGGTCTGCTCGATGATGCCATCCGCTCGATGATCGACGTGAAAGAAGAGGGCGACATCGACAGCCTGTTCCAGCCGGGCAAGACCACGGCGCTTGTCGATTCGATTTCCGGCCTCGACGACTTCGAGCTGATCTCCTTCCTGGTCGTTCAGCCAGCGGATTGA
- a CDS encoding tetratricopeptide repeat protein — MNAARLAPIALATFKGGGVALSLLLSVLCLSCGSKDEISSEPSSEPVGAEAEFREGLRYKDGDGVTADPSKAVEWFLKAASQGHADAQCVLGLAYAAGEGVPADPGEAARWFREAGEQGNAEAQGQLGTFYMTGMGVPEDHAEAAKWLRKAAEQGEATPQMILGSLYDSGQGVVKDEEEAAKWYRRAAEQGLAGAQCCLGICYELGSGVEKDLPKAFAWYRMAADQGLGEAQFALGRLHESHKSGPQDVEDSVRWYRRAAEQGNADAQANLGRLYMLGAGVPKDTVLAYMWFNLAAASGDDRAQKAREILSDVMDRSQIDEAQKLSREWKPKKAE, encoded by the coding sequence ATGAATGCCGCCCGACTTGCCCCGATCGCATTGGCCACCTTCAAGGGCGGGGGCGTCGCCCTTTCCCTACTGCTCTCAGTCCTTTGCTTGAGCTGCGGATCGAAGGACGAAATCTCCAGCGAGCCATCCAGCGAGCCAGTAGGTGCCGAAGCCGAGTTCAGAGAAGGACTGCGATACAAGGATGGGGACGGGGTCACGGCAGATCCGTCGAAGGCAGTGGAATGGTTTCTCAAGGCCGCATCGCAAGGCCACGCCGACGCACAGTGCGTGCTCGGCTTAGCCTACGCGGCAGGGGAAGGCGTGCCTGCCGATCCCGGCGAGGCTGCCAGATGGTTCCGGGAGGCCGGGGAGCAAGGCAATGCCGAGGCACAGGGTCAATTGGGAACGTTCTACATGACCGGAATGGGTGTGCCCGAGGACCACGCCGAAGCTGCGAAGTGGCTTCGCAAGGCGGCCGAGCAAGGGGAGGCCACTCCGCAGATGATCCTTGGATCCCTCTATGATAGCGGCCAAGGCGTTGTGAAAGATGAGGAAGAGGCCGCGAAGTGGTATCGCAGAGCTGCCGAACAAGGACTTGCCGGAGCTCAGTGTTGCTTAGGAATCTGCTACGAATTGGGGTCAGGCGTCGAAAAAGACCTTCCCAAAGCCTTCGCATGGTACCGAATGGCAGCCGACCAGGGCTTGGGAGAAGCGCAGTTCGCTCTGGGTCGACTCCATGAGAGCCACAAGAGTGGCCCTCAGGATGTAGAGGACTCGGTGCGTTGGTATCGCAGGGCCGCTGAGCAGGGAAATGCGGACGCGCAGGCCAACTTGGGACGTCTCTACATGCTTGGAGCAGGTGTACCAAAGGACACCGTGCTCGCCTATATGTGGTTCAATCTGGCCGCAGCGTCCGGTGACGATCGTGCTCAGAAGGCCAGGGAAATACTTTCGGACGTCATGGATCGCAGCCAGATCGACGAAGCACAGAAGCTGAGCCGGGAGTGGAAGCCCAAGAAGGCTGAGTAA